From Camelina sativa cultivar DH55 chromosome 7, Cs, whole genome shotgun sequence, one genomic window encodes:
- the LOC104701949 gene encoding protein IQ-DOMAIN 1-like — protein sequence MGGSGNWIKSLITNKKPITDDDQDKNSKKKWKLWRTSSESLLSSSKGFKSRGGSYGTPSLGSDPPSFSADESFTAAVAAVIRAPPKDFFLVKREWAATRIQASFRAFLARQALRALKAVVRIQAIFRGRQVRKQADVTLRCMQALVRVQARVRAHCNRGPSDGQESQKPSDQRNDDPAKQAEKGWCDSPGSINEVRTKLQMRQEGAIKRERAMVYALTHQPRTCPSPNAKVNKQGSVKKNNGSCKSSPGWNWLDRWVADRPWEGRLMEGPTTNSSENARKSESSVSEHDTVQVRKNNLTTRVSARPPPMSSSATSSESSSTSQSPVPFSGSFLEEGGYYRKPSYMNLTQSIKAKQRRSGSSSSCSKTPFEKKQSMSYNGDVNVRRSAGSDPLSNQWTDLYPPAQVTGRHMWAKSQRG from the exons ATGGGTGGCTCTGGGAATTGGATTAAGTCTCTGATTACTAACAAGAAACCCATCACTGATGATGATCAA GATAAGAACAGTAAGAAGAAATGGAAACTGTGGAGGACTTCATCAGAAAGCTTACTTTCTTCCTCAAAGGGTTTCAAAAGCCGTGGTGGTAGCTACGGGACTCCTTCGCTGGGCTCAGATCCGCCGTCTTTCTCTGCTGACGAGTCTTTCACGGCGGCTGTTGCTGCTGTCATCAGAGCTCCACCGAAAGATTTCTTTCTTGTCAAACGAGAATGGGCTGCCACACGGATTCAGGCTTCCTTCCGAGCTTTCTTG GCAAGACAAGCGCTGAGAGCTTTGAAGGCTGTGGTGAGGATTCAGGCAATATTCCGTGGTAGGCAAGTACGGAAACAAGCAGATGTGACACTAAGGTGTATGCAAGCTCTTGTTCGAGTCCAAGCTCGTGTACGAGCTCATTGCAACAGGGGGCCTTCAGATGGACAGGAGTCGCAGAAGCCATCTGATCAACGAAATGATGATCCTGCAAAGCAAGCTGAG AAGGGTTGGTGTGATAGCCCGGGAAGTATAAATGAAGTGAGGACGAAGCTACAAATGAGACAAGAAGGAGCAATCAAGAGGGAGAGAGCTATGGTATATGCCTTGACACACCAG CCGAGGACGTGTCCAAGTCCAAACGCAAAGGTGAACAAACAAGGGAGTGTTAAAAAGAATAACGGATCATGCAAGAGCAGTCCAGGTTGGAATTGGCTTGACCGATGGGTTGCAGACAGGCCATGGGAAGGTCGGTTGATGGAAGGGCCTACAACAAACTCATCAGAGAATGCAAGGAAAAGCGAGAGCAGTGTATCTGAACATGACACAGTTCAGGTCAGGAAGAACAATCTAACAACCAGAGTTTCAGCTAGACCACCTCCAATGTCATCATCAGCCACGAGTTCTGAGTCTTCGTCGACATCTCAATCTCCAGTTCCCTTCTCGGGAAGTTTCCTTGAAGAAGGAGGGTACTACAGAAAGCCGAGCTACATGAACCTGACACAATCTATCAAAGCTAAGCAGAGACGATCAGGGTCGTCGTCCTCTTGTTCTAAAACACCGTTTGAGAAGAAACAGTCAATGTCTTACAACGGAGATGTAAATGTAAGGCGTAGTGCTGGTTCAGATCCATTGAGCAACCAGTGGACTGATTTATACCCACCGGCTCAAGTAACAGGAAGACACATGTGGGCAAAGAGCCAGAGAGGCTAA
- the LOC104701952 gene encoding probable cinnamyl alcohol dehydrogenase 1: protein MSSSESGENECMCWAARDPSGLLSPHTITRRSVANDDVSLKITHCGVCYADVIWTRNKHGDSKYPLVPGHEIAGIVTKVGSNVHGFKVGDHVGVGTYVNSCRECEYCNEGQEVSCAKGQVFTFNGIDHDGSVTKGGYSSHIVVHERYCYKIPVDYPLESAAPLLCAGITVYAPMMRHHMNQPGKSLGVIGLGGLGHMAVKFGKAFGLNVTVFSTSISKKEEALNLLGATNFVISSDHDQMKGLEKSLDFIIDTASGDHAFDPYMSLLKIAGTYVLVGFPSEIKISPANLNLGMRMLAGSLTGGTKITQEMLDFCAAHKIYPNIEVIPIQKINEALERVVKKDVKYRFVIDIQNSLK from the exons ATGAGTTCTTCAGAGAGTGGGGAAAACGAGTGTATGTGTTGGGCTGCAAGAGATCCATCTGGTCTTCTTTCTCCTCACACAATCACTCGCAG GTCTGTTGCTAATGACGATGTTTCACTCAAAATCACACATTGTGGTGTGTGTTACGCTGATGTTATATGGACTAGGAACAAACATGGAGACTCTAAGTACCCTTTGGTTCCTGg gCATGAGATTGCTGGGATAGTGACTAAGGTTGGGTCTAATGTTCATGGGTTCAAAGTTGGAGACCATGTTGGTGTTGGAACCTATGTTAACTCCTGCAGGGAGTGTGAGTATTGTAACGAAGGACAAGAAGTTAGTTGTGCTAAAGGGCAAGTTTTTACTTTCAATGGTATTGATCATGACGGCTCTGTTACTAAAGGAGGCTACTCCAGTCACATTGTTGTTCATGAGAG GTACTGTTACAAGATACCTGTAGACTATCCCCTGGAATCAGCTGCACCATTACTCTGTGCTGGAATCACGGTTTATGCGCCTATGATGCGTCACCATATGAATCAACCTGGTAAATCTCTTGGGGTGATCGGGCTAGGTGGTCTTGGCCACATGGCAGTTAAGTTTGGCAAGGCTTTTGGACTTAATGTGACGGTTTTTAGCACCAGCATTTCcaagaaggaagaagctttgAATCTGTTGGGAGCTACCAATTTCGTTATCTCCTCTGACCATGACCAGATGAAG GGTCTAGAGAAATCTCTAGACTTTATCATTGATACAGCATCTGGTGATCACGCGTTTGATCCTTACATGTCTCTCTTGAAGATTGCTGGAACCTATGTCCTGGTTGGTTTCCCAAGTGAGATTAAAATCAGTCCTGCCAATCTCAATCTTG GTATGAGAATGCTCGCGGGAAGTTTAACAGGAGGTACCAAAATAACTCAGGAAATGTTAGATTTCTGCGCAGCTCATAAGATTTATCCAAACATAGAGGTGATTCCAATTCAAAAGATAAATGAAGCTCTTGAAAGAGTTGTGAAGAAGGACGTCAAGTACCGTTTCGTGATTGATATCCAGAATTCTCTGAAATAG
- the LOC109125655 gene encoding uncharacterized protein LOC109125655 codes for MADQNRKPLSSEEKTVKSPNVLERVKEEIQAMGHHHDEKSKSHHHHRKETHGTSDDIDKNTPIDDVKAPGFFQRVIEEIEAIFNAVTPKRSSKK; via the exons ATGGCGGATCAAAATCGAAAACCTTTATCATCAG AGGAGAAGACTGTGAAGTCGCCTAATGTGTTAGAACGGGTCAAAGAAGAAATACAAGCAATGGGTCATCATCATGATGAAAAGTCCAAGAGTCACCATCACCATCGCAAAGAGACTCATGGAACAAGTGACGACATTGACAAGAACACACCAATTGATGATGTGAAAGCACCTGGTTTCTTTCAACGCGTCATAGAAGAGATCGAAGCCATCTTTAACGCCGTTACTCCCAAGCGTTCTTCAAAGAAGTGA